A window of the Planococcus citri chromosome 4, ihPlaCitr1.1, whole genome shotgun sequence genome harbors these coding sequences:
- the LOC135843737 gene encoding uncharacterized protein LOC135843737 — MARQSFSINFLLFFFCLCAFLDTAMLANPYPDSPTVYYVETTEADFGVRMSYDPVKDKALNVIIAYDTLTTSASTFFTTQITAKLIDDFTKCNVIAWNFSPCTTTKISTGATLSCPKGVDQCRYDQVHGCLDDAFNWHQDTMGKFVVCTYTAGKSCEDCNNQEGGLFPEDMKACITRGSGAGSCNASYNDFQNAKKKPKTQTEIDNSANLPNAITDFKKSTCAMLAKINLKCDAVCST, encoded by the exons ATGGCCCGTCAGagtttttccatcaattttcttctttttttcttttgtttgtgTGCTTTTTTGGATACAGCCATg CTGGCAAATCCTTACCCCGATTCTCCTACGGTGTATTATGTTGAAACTACAGAA GCCGATTTTGGTGTTAGGATGTCATATGATCCGGTCAAAGAT AAAGCGTTGAACGTGATCATTGCTTATGATACGTTAACTACATCGGCGTCTACTTTTTTCACAACTCAAATAACAGCCAAGTTGATCGATGATTTTACCAAGTGCAATGTAATCGCGTGGAATTTTAGTCCTTGCACGACAACTAAG ATTTCAACAGGAGCAACGCTGTCTTGTCCTAAAGGTGTTGATCAATGTCGTTACGATCAAGTTCACGGCTGTCTCGATGACGCTTTCAACTGGCATCAGGATACAATGGGCAAATTTGTAGTTTGTACTTATACTGCTGGCAAATCTTGCGAAGAT TGTAACAATCAAGAAGGTGGATTGTTTCCGGAGGATATGAAGGCGTGTATTACTCGTGGTAGTGGAGCTGGCAGCTGTAATGCTTCTTATAATGATTTTCAGAATGccaaaaagaaaccaaaaacgCAAACTGAAATAGATAATTCAGCG aatttGCCGAATGCCattactgattttaaaaaatccacgtGTGCTATGTTAGCTAAAATCAATCTTAAATGTGATGCAGTTTGTTCAACTTGA